The following proteins are encoded in a genomic region of Lachnospiraceae bacterium KM106-2:
- a CDS encoding mobile element protein, with protein MIKINYISTLFVGIDVSSKSNVVYAMDFDENKYIASSFSNNQPGADMLAELISECMRKHPDLNTIIVALESTSVYSIHIANFLSSCELLMPYKPYVYCLNPKMTANYRKTFVGMDKTDAKDAYLIADFARVGRTKKCEPWHGSQYLALKRLTRHRLHLAECITREKTYMVSNLYLKFSELQLLDGDEQPFSNLYGSTSSAVLTEFLSLQEIIDTPEEELLEFLAKKSRNRIADISKTSDLLKKAARDSYRLDKCMYEPLNVSLASSFNCIQTYQNEMKLIDQAIEKCIKGMNPNAFTILKSIPGIGPVWAAGILSEIGDITAFHSSDALAKYAGLTWLKNDSGDFISEDNHISKAGNTYLRYYLGEASNSVRRHMPEYAAFYAKKYAEVTKHQHKRALALTSRKFVRLVFGLLVKNQLYTGEKLDAELNKESE; from the coding sequence ATGATTAAGATCAATTACATATCCACTTTATTTGTCGGTATTGATGTAAGTTCCAAATCCAATGTTGTTTATGCAATGGATTTTGACGAAAATAAATATATTGCTTCTTCCTTCAGCAATAATCAGCCGGGAGCTGACATGCTTGCTGAATTAATCTCAGAATGTATGCGAAAACATCCTGACCTCAATACCATTATTGTTGCATTAGAGTCCACATCTGTTTATAGCATTCATATAGCTAACTTTTTATCTTCCTGTGAACTTCTGATGCCTTACAAACCTTATGTGTACTGCCTCAATCCAAAGATGACTGCCAACTACAGAAAAACCTTTGTTGGCATGGACAAAACTGATGCAAAGGATGCTTATCTCATTGCTGATTTTGCCAGAGTTGGACGTACAAAGAAATGTGAACCATGGCATGGCAGCCAGTATCTCGCATTAAAGCGTTTAACAAGGCACCGGCTCCATCTTGCAGAATGCATCACCCGTGAAAAGACATATATGGTGTCTAACCTTTACCTGAAATTTAGTGAACTTCAGCTTTTAGATGGTGACGAACAACCATTCAGCAATCTATATGGTTCCACTTCGTCCGCAGTACTTACTGAGTTTCTGTCTCTTCAGGAAATCATTGACACACCAGAAGAGGAGCTGCTTGAATTTCTAGCTAAAAAAAGTAGAAATCGTATCGCAGATATATCTAAGACCTCTGATTTGCTTAAAAAGGCTGCCAGAGATTCTTATCGATTAGATAAATGCATGTATGAGCCATTAAATGTTTCTTTAGCAAGCTCATTCAACTGTATCCAGACCTACCAGAATGAAATGAAGCTGATTGATCAGGCAATTGAGAAATGTATTAAAGGAATGAATCCAAATGCCTTTACCATTCTCAAGTCCATTCCAGGTATTGGCCCTGTGTGGGCTGCTGGTATACTGTCCGAAATTGGCGATATAACAGCTTTTCATTCTTCTGATGCATTAGCTAAATATGCTGGATTGACCTGGCTAAAAAACGATTCTGGTGACTTCATTTCAGAAGATAACCATATATCAAAAGCAGGTAATACATATCTCCGTTATTATCTCGGAGAAGCTTCAAACAGCGTCAGAAGGCACATGCCTGAATATGCTGCATTCTATGCAAAGAAATATGCTGAGGTAACAAAGCATCAGCACAAAAGAGCACTCGCGCTTACATCTCGTAAATTCGTACGACTCGTTTTTGGTTTGCTGGTCAAAAACCAACTGTACACCGGCGAAAAATTGGATGCCGAACTCAATAAAGAATCTGAATAA
- a CDS encoding fumarate reductase flavoprotein subunit: MKKIMTFLLVAAMAMSLIACGKKENNDASGKFKAGTYEGTAKGFGGEIKATVKLSADKIDEITVVGDKETEGVGSVAVKNLPTEMVSKQAVEIDGVSGATVSSNAIKEAVTAALKEAGVDASSLKASATTETKKETKTLDVDTVIVGAGGAGMTAALEAKAAGLNVVIVEKMSMAGGNSVKATGGMNAAATSVQKKLGIKDDVKTFVNDTMEGGHNVNDKKLVTIMAKDSASAIDWLASIGAPLDEVSFSGGATNKRIHRPAGGAAVGSYLVKAFQKNLEKEKIEVIYNTEAKEVIMKDGKASGIKAEGKDADYTINAKSVILATGGFGANEELYTKYRPELKGYVTTNAPGATGDGIVMGEEVGAATVDMDQIQIHPTVEQSTSLLVTESVRGEGAILVNSDAKRFTNELLTRDVVSANIIKQKDSYAYLIFDQDLRDNLSAVEEYVEAGIVKQADSIEGLAKETGLDAATLKTTVDTWNKAVANKKDSEFGRDTGMERNISKKTFYAIKIAPGVHHTMGGLKINTSTEVLNTKGKVIDGLFAAGEVTGGVHGGNRIGGNAVADFVVFGRIAGETAAKYVKAAK, from the coding sequence ATGAAAAAAATTATGACGTTTCTTCTTGTAGCAGCAATGGCAATGAGTTTAATTGCTTGTGGCAAGAAAGAAAACAACGATGCATCCGGAAAATTCAAAGCAGGTACTTATGAAGGTACTGCAAAAGGATTTGGTGGGGAAATCAAAGCAACTGTAAAATTATCAGCAGATAAGATTGATGAAATTACAGTAGTAGGTGACAAGGAAACTGAAGGTGTTGGTAGCGTTGCAGTTAAGAACCTTCCAACTGAAATGGTAAGCAAACAAGCAGTAGAAATCGATGGTGTTTCAGGTGCTACGGTATCTAGTAATGCGATCAAAGAAGCGGTAACAGCAGCATTAAAAGAAGCTGGTGTTGATGCATCTTCTTTAAAAGCTTCTGCAACAACAGAAACAAAAAAAGAAACTAAGACATTAGATGTTGATACAGTAATCGTTGGTGCTGGTGGTGCTGGTATGACAGCAGCTCTTGAAGCAAAAGCAGCTGGACTTAACGTAGTGATCGTTGAGAAAATGTCTATGGCTGGTGGTAACTCAGTGAAAGCAACTGGTGGTATGAACGCAGCTGCAACAAGCGTTCAAAAGAAACTTGGAATTAAAGATGATGTTAAGACTTTCGTAAATGATACAATGGAAGGCGGACATAACGTAAACGACAAAAAATTAGTAACGATTATGGCTAAAGATTCTGCATCTGCAATCGATTGGTTAGCAAGCATTGGTGCTCCACTTGATGAAGTTTCTTTTTCTGGTGGTGCAACAAACAAACGTATCCATAGACCAGCAGGTGGTGCTGCAGTAGGTTCTTATCTTGTAAAAGCATTCCAAAAGAATCTTGAAAAAGAAAAGATCGAAGTAATCTACAATACAGAAGCAAAAGAAGTAATCATGAAAGATGGTAAAGCGTCTGGTATCAAAGCAGAAGGTAAAGATGCAGATTATACGATCAATGCAAAATCTGTAATCCTTGCAACTGGTGGTTTCGGTGCAAATGAAGAATTATATACAAAATACAGACCTGAATTAAAAGGTTATGTAACAACAAACGCTCCTGGTGCTACTGGAGACGGTATTGTTATGGGTGAAGAAGTTGGTGCTGCAACAGTAGATATGGATCAAATTCAGATCCACCCAACAGTAGAACAATCTACTTCTTTATTAGTAACTGAATCTGTTCGTGGTGAAGGTGCAATCTTAGTAAACTCAGATGCAAAACGTTTCACAAATGAATTATTAACTCGTGATGTTGTTTCTGCAAACATCATCAAACAAAAAGATTCTTATGCTTACTTAATCTTTGATCAAGATTTAAGAGATAACTTAAGTGCAGTAGAAGAATATGTAGAAGCTGGTATTGTAAAACAAGCAGATTCTATCGAAGGATTAGCAAAAGAAACTGGTCTTGATGCTGCGACATTAAAGACAACAGTTGATACTTGGAATAAAGCAGTTGCAAATAAGAAAGACAGCGAATTTGGTCGTGATACAGGTATGGAACGTAATATTTCTAAGAAAACTTTCTATGCAATCAAGATCGCTCCAGGTGTTCACCATACTATGGGTGGATTAAAGATCAATACAAGTACTGAAGTATTAAATACAAAAGGTAAAGTAATTGATGGTTTATTCGCTGCTGGTGAAGTAACTGGTGGAGTTCACGGTGGAAACCGTATCGGTGGAAATGCCGTAGCAGATTTCGTAGTATTCGGACGTATTGCTGGTGAAACAGCTGCTAAATATGTAAAAGCTGCAAAATAA
- a CDS encoding serine/threonine protein kinase PrkC, regulator of stationary phase, giving the protein MDKKPFKKILSFIDSYFCEGNHIDNEDGFDDLFKSTIFSSDYFDTDDFVSYHVSELNYVTGVDLLEQYASIEETLRDQLLEVVFNIIYYSDIDNEIKQKVASYLARYKILFNDESTYKKIIPEGRIEYLEGSFGKVYLLDDGFVKKQLKSEYWENRDIASRFKNEYSVQKHMFELGAQVLEVFDYDSINHSFLMKRADCDLWEFLKENKLVFQEKIELVKQILDIMKIAHTNGIIHRDLHVGNILIVNRNGYVADFGFAKDANVLRSRLSTVSPKPTHQFLAPEGFRNFLELDEVSDLFSIGKIIDFIIGNGQLGTKHPFKLFVEHCTKSVKEERYRTIDELITAFNDLYNDFVNTENIGKITGEIDKGNYSLAVEEYITKLASNEILSSQIVSNSWTKFPEVLQKCDVSNQVEIIRSIYSNYVEATGYGGWKNYDIFASIAYDIVINQFEREIKQVALNILENCAEVRFSAQNLLDRVPYNILEQIQFNKS; this is encoded by the coding sequence ATGGATAAAAAACCATTTAAAAAGATTTTAAGTTTTATCGATAGTTATTTTTGTGAAGGTAATCACATAGATAATGAGGATGGATTTGATGATCTATTTAAGAGTACAATATTTTCATCTGACTATTTTGATACAGATGATTTTGTGTCATATCATGTATCAGAGCTAAATTATGTAACAGGAGTTGATCTACTGGAGCAGTATGCTAGCATAGAGGAAACATTAAGGGACCAGCTATTGGAGGTAGTATTTAATATAATTTATTATTCGGATATAGATAATGAAATTAAACAAAAAGTAGCAAGTTATCTAGCGAGATATAAAATATTATTTAATGATGAGAGCACCTATAAAAAAATTATACCAGAAGGTAGAATAGAATATTTAGAGGGATCTTTCGGGAAAGTATATCTCTTAGATGATGGTTTTGTAAAAAAACAACTTAAGTCTGAGTATTGGGAAAATAGAGATATAGCTAGTCGTTTTAAAAATGAATATAGTGTGCAAAAGCATATGTTTGAACTGGGCGCACAAGTACTAGAGGTATTTGATTATGACTCAATAAATCATTCGTTTTTAATGAAACGTGCAGATTGTGACTTATGGGAATTCTTAAAAGAGAATAAACTTGTATTTCAGGAGAAAATTGAACTAGTTAAACAAATACTTGATATAATGAAAATCGCTCATACGAATGGAATTATACATAGAGATTTGCATGTAGGAAATATTTTGATTGTTAACAGGAATGGATATGTGGCTGATTTTGGATTTGCAAAAGATGCTAATGTTTTGCGTTCAAGACTGAGTACAGTCTCACCTAAGCCAACTCACCAGTTTTTGGCGCCAGAAGGATTTAGAAATTTTCTTGAATTAGATGAAGTAAGTGATTTATTCTCAATAGGAAAGATAATAGATTTTATTATAGGAAACGGACAATTAGGTACAAAACATCCCTTTAAGTTATTTGTTGAGCACTGTACTAAATCAGTAAAAGAGGAAAGATATAGAACAATAGATGAACTTATTACAGCCTTTAATGATTTGTATAATGATTTTGTAAATACCGAAAATATTGGTAAAATTACTGGAGAGATAGATAAAGGAAATTACTCTTTGGCGGTAGAAGAGTATATTACTAAATTAGCTTCTAATGAGATATTATCATCTCAAATTGTCTCAAATAGCTGGACGAAATTCCCTGAGGTATTACAAAAATGTGATGTGAGTAATCAAGTTGAAATAATTAGATCTATTTATAGTAATTATGTAGAAGCCACAGGCTATGGTGGATGGAAAAATTATGATATATTTGCAAGTATAGCCTATGATATAGTAATAAACCAATTTGAACGTGAGATTAAACAGGTTGCACTTAATATTTTAGAGAATTGTGCAGAAGTAAGATTCTCTGCTCAAAATTTATTAGACAGGGTTCCATACAATATACTAGAACAAATACAGTTTAATAAATCATAA